The nucleotide sequence GGACCGTCCACCCTCTTCCTTTAGTATCCTTAATTTATGGGAACATTCTAAAGAAGGTGAAAAGGAAGAGGATCGGCTGCCCGGCCCCTCCCCGCACCTGTCCCCCAGTGTCTTAATTCCCAGGCTGTCTGTCACACGGCCCTAAGGACCTTCCTTCCGTGTTTTCTCCCCACTGGGTTGCCCTGAGGCATCTGGAGCCGGCAGTGGCTGCCTTCATTAGGCCATGGTCAAATCGTGTAAGGTACTCCTTACTGCCTGGCCCTGGGAGACCAGGAGATCTACAAGACCGTAAACTGGGCTTGGCTGTTTGTTGTGTGTCCACCTGTGATAACTTACTGTAAATGCATGAAGCACTGTTTAAACCAAGTAAAGACTGCCTGAAACCTGTTTTTGGGAATTACTTACTCACTTTACTCATTTTCCTGAGGCTTCTTTTTACAAGACTGATGTAACATAACTAATGGATATGTAATTGGTTGGGACCCAGTTTTCTGATGGGATGAAAGCAAATTTGAAAGGAGCTGTTTAGTGTTCTCTGTCAGACACACTAGAACAGCTGTCGTTTAGCAGGGTCTAAGAGGTAGAGGCTGTCGGGGCTGCAGCGGTGCCCAAGGCGACCCAGGCAGGACAGGTTCTGTGCTCAGAACACAAGAATCTACGTCTCTCTCTCACAGTAGCCCACCCCGGACATCAGTTCCTAACTGACCTAGACAGACCCACAGCCACAGCAAGGGAAGCACCTTCCTCTCCACACGTAACTGCAGCTCGTGAAGGTAGTATCACACCCttcttttgaatatttctttaatattacatttaaatattctCTTTAAATACAGCATTATTACAATGTAAAGAACCTAGAGGGAGAAGTTGTTTTCAGAGAGCCAGACAAGCTTTGGATTCACACTGAGAACATGACCCGTGCTCAGTATGCGAGGAGACAGACAGCATGGCCACGAGAGCTGCGGTGATGGGCCACAGTTCACCTAGGCCTGCCTGAGGGGACCGTTCTGCTTCTGTGACCAGAGGCCAAGCCTTCCTAGCAACCAGGAACTATCACTTTCAGTTAGCACCAGAAATCTGATGGACTCAGTTGTAGAAAAGGTCCTTGACATTCGTCAATGCTAAATAGTTAGCACTCAGAAGTTTGGGatcagtttgaatgagaacatgGAATTAATGAAGAGGAATAAGAAACTAGAGTTATACAGAAATACCAAGTATCTTGGGGTTGGCTAGTCTTTATGACAATGACTAGTATGTTCCTTAATGAATGTCCAAGTCCAGGGGCTCAGAGGTGGAGTCTTCAGGAGGAAAGGTGCCGGATCCTCCTTTCCAGCAAACTTTCCAAGATTCTTCTCTCCACCAGTAAAAGTCTCAGTTTAGCTTTGGTTTTGGGTTTGAGAGTTCTAGGTGAGGGTGAGAGTATGTTGGCCTCTGGTACTTAAGGTAACTcttgtgaggctggagagagatagGTATTTCCTTAAGAGCTCCAACAATAAAACCAAGCAAACCCAGAAATGAACAGCAGTGGCAGAATGGGTAAAAATCAGGATCTGTATCAAATACAGGGGGCTCCAGGCTTAGGGTCGGGGAGTTAGAGATGTTTCTGCTGCCACCCACAGTCAAGTTCGCTCTGCGACACCAGGGCCTTATTATcccaccaaaaataaatacagcTGAGCCAAGTGGTGTGCACCTCAAACCCAGCAATCGGGATGCATGACCAGGAGGAGGACTGCCGCAGgctgggggccagcctgggctacatagtaagttccaggccagccagggctatttatcgagaccctgtctcaaaatcaaagtaagttttgtttttctttcctggttaGTCAAGAACGATAGAGGAAAACTGTGTTTTGCTCTTGCCACCTCCATttaaccaggaggcagagggaacatTGCCAATAAAGAAGTCAGTGCTGAATGGGGATCCGTGCCCTTTAATAAGACAGGAGAGGAGTAGGACTCTGAGGTAAGTGCTGAGTCTGAGTCCCAGTCTATAGATTCCAAAGATTATAATCAGATCTTGAATCCTTTGGAATCTGGGAGTCCTATGTCACATACTAAGAATCAGTTTGACTTTGTTTTCATAAATCTCCAAGATGGAGGGGTCCAATAAAACCTGAAGTTCTCGGGGACTGAACTGTAACATCCAAAGAGCTCTCTAACCCTAGATAACCAAGGACCACAAGGGTATGTATAGAGAAATCTTAACTAGCTGATGACCTTGTACTACACTTTATATTCCATTTAGAGCCAAGCTCTCCCAaaaagagtgtgagtgtgtgtgtgtgtgtgtgtgtgtgtgtgtgtgtgtgtgtgtacacactagGTGAGAAAGCAAGCATACAGTCATCTTCCAGAATGTTCTACCTGATGAATTATGCTCTGTACCATATCCATATCCaacctggatttttttcttttaaggagaaAAGATGGGGAAAAGACAGAGAAGTTTAACTCTAGAACCTAAGAACatatgaaagaaagaattcaagTTACAGACCAGGAATCCCATTTGCAGAGCAGGTCAGGGAACACAAAACACGTTGAAAATTAACTTCTTTCCCAGTTAAGAGGTGGGAGAAAGCAGGGTCAATTTTTAGGATGGGAGTTTTGTACAGAAGCAGAGATTCTTCTGTGGCCTCCGTTCTAGACTCAGCCGAGATGCCTTTCTAACAGTGTGACTGATACACCAAGATGGATGAGGAGGAGCTGCCCTGCAGGGAGCTAGCTGCTCACATCCTTAGTTCTGGCCCCATGCATAAAGAAGAGCTACTTGAGCTACCCAGCTCACTGTGTGACCGACATCTTTGTTCCGGTGGCCCAGAGagctcagtactggaaactgagtgaGGCTGGTctctttccctttaaaaatacaaGTGCTAACAACCCCTTCCTACCCATTTTCCTaagattttcaataaaataacCTGGGAGCAGCAGTCTTGTTTTGAAATGGCGTTAGATAATAAATAGAGAATGAGCAGTGTCTGTCTCGGGTCACACTGTCAGAGGGAGCTCTAGGGCAGAGTCTTCAGGGGTCCGGTCCTCACTCTGCTGGGAGTTCTGCCCTCCACAGTCCTCTTCATTGTCCATTCGGAAGGGCAGGCCTGAGGGAGACCACGAGGGGTGGAAGTCTTCGCTCTCGGGCTCCTTGGGGCTGCAGTCATCAGGCAATAGTTTGTCAACAGTGGGTGTTTTCCCCACCTCTGGTTTGCAGAGGGCGGCTGAGTCTGAGGGGCTGCGAGCCACCAGCGAGGtaacaggaagggagaaaacacTCAGATCTTTCTCCTTGGGGAAGGAGGCTGTGCCCTCTTCTGAAGCAGACTCTCCTTTCACTCCCAAGACTGGCCTCTGCTCCACCTGGTAGTACACCAGAGGACCACTGTTCAAGTAGGACGGCGGGCTGCTCACGGCGGAGGCAGCCGCGTGCTCGGAGTTCTCAGTAAAACACAGGACGGAGGAACCTGGGGCCAGCTGAGCTTGGATGAGAATGGGGGCGGCCAGGCCTGGACACAGCTCTTGGGGAACAGCCAGGGGCTCCTCCAGGATGCACACGCCCAGACTCTCCATGCTCGAGTCCAAGCTAGCGCTAGGGCCGCTCGGGTCCTCCTGCGCCCGGAGTCGCTCCAGCTCCTCTGCGCTCTGCAGGTGCATCACTGCGGTCTCGTTCTCGGCGATGAACTCCTGGAAGTCCTGGGTCTCGGAGCTCTGGGCTCCAGACAGGCTGCAGCCAGCAGCAGGCAAGGGCTCGTCCTCCGAGGCTGCGGGGCGGCTCACCTGCCGTttgctctccagctccagcttcaTGATAGTGTGGAGGTAGTGAGTCC is from Peromyscus maniculatus bairdii isolate BWxNUB_F1_BW_parent chromosome 20, HU_Pman_BW_mat_3.1, whole genome shotgun sequence and encodes:
- the Csrnp2 gene encoding cysteine/serine-rich nuclear protein 2, yielding MDAFSGSGLKRKFDDVDVGSSVSNSDDEVSSSDSADSCDSLNPPTTASFTPTSILKRQKQLRRKNVRFDQVTVYYFARRQGFTSVPSQGGSSLGMAQRHNSVRSYTLCEFAQEQEVNHREILREHLKEEKLHAKKMKLTKNGTVESVEADGLTLDDVSDEDIDVENVEVDDYFFLQPLPTKRRRALLRASGVHRIDAEEKQELRAIRLSREECGCDCRLYCDPEACACSQAGIKCQVDRMSFPCGCSRDGCGNMAGRIEFNPIRVRTHYLHTIMKLELESKRQVSRPAASEDEPLPAAGCSLSGAQSSETQDFQEFIAENETAVMHLQSAEELERLRAQEDPSGPSASLDSSMESLGVCILEEPLAVPQELCPGLAAPILIQAQLAPGSSVLCFTENSEHAAASAVSSPPSYLNSGPLVYYQVEQRPVLGVKGESASEEGTASFPKEKDLSVFSLPVTSLVARSPSDSAALCKPEVGKTPTVDKLLPDDCSPKEPESEDFHPSWSPSGLPFRMDNEEDCGGQNSQQSEDRTPEDSALELPLTV